The Armatimonadota bacterium genome includes a region encoding these proteins:
- the hisD gene encoding histidinol dehydrogenase, translating into MRVLNTEKCKPEELSTILDKPLLQENPDVEATVRAIIADVKARGDEAVLEYTRKFDWPNANAIAIPQSEVNNLAAQVPSKLISAIRVAKENIERFHLKQVQTTWFDSERPGILLGQIVNPVERAGIHVPAFAAPLPSSLLMSAIPAKVAGVREVYVATPPRKDGTIHPAVAAAAVEAGVDGIFRMGGAQAVAALAYGTQTVPKVDVIVGPGNIYATMAKRFVFGEVGIDMLAGPSEVLVIADETANPCYAAADMLSQAEHQTDARAILVTTSALIANEVKAELEKQLNLLSRSETARKSIEENGLIIIVPDIEKAIEIANRVAPEHLELMVKDARQYLKSIKNAGAIFLGEYSTEPIGDYIAGPSHVLPTSGTARFSSPLTVADFIKVSSVIMYSKESLEAEGPTAVELAEAEGLDAHANAIRQRLKNN; encoded by the coding sequence ATGCGAGTATTAAACACTGAAAAATGCAAACCGGAAGAATTATCAACAATCCTAGATAAACCGCTTCTTCAGGAAAACCCTGATGTTGAAGCCACCGTTCGCGCAATAATCGCCGATGTAAAAGCTAGGGGCGACGAAGCAGTACTAGAGTACACGAGAAAGTTTGACTGGCCAAATGCAAATGCGATTGCCATTCCACAAAGTGAGGTCAATAACTTAGCTGCTCAGGTTCCAAGCAAACTTATTTCTGCAATCAGGGTTGCAAAAGAAAATATAGAGCGATTTCACCTCAAGCAAGTTCAGACCACTTGGTTCGATAGCGAGCGGCCTGGGATTCTCCTTGGGCAAATAGTAAACCCTGTAGAAAGAGCTGGCATTCACGTTCCCGCCTTCGCCGCGCCTCTCCCCAGCTCGCTTTTGATGTCGGCAATCCCAGCAAAAGTTGCCGGCGTACGGGAGGTCTACGTCGCCACTCCACCAAGAAAGGATGGAACAATCCACCCCGCCGTTGCTGCGGCAGCGGTCGAGGCAGGAGTTGATGGCATATTCAGAATGGGCGGTGCGCAAGCGGTCGCAGCGCTTGCATATGGCACACAAACCGTTCCCAAGGTGGACGTGATTGTCGGGCCTGGAAACATATATGCAACAATGGCAAAGCGCTTTGTCTTCGGCGAAGTGGGCATTGACATGCTAGCTGGACCAAGTGAAGTGCTTGTGATTGCAGACGAAACCGCCAACCCGTGCTACGCAGCGGCGGACATGCTTTCGCAAGCAGAGCACCAAACCGATGCCCGGGCTATTCTAGTCACCACTTCGGCTCTCATTGCAAATGAAGTCAAAGCCGAACTTGAAAAACAACTAAACTTGCTTTCTAGAAGTGAAACGGCACGAAAAAGCATCGAGGAAAACGGCTTAATAATCATAGTTCCAGATATCGAAAAAGCAATCGAGATTGCAAATAGAGTTGCTCCCGAACACCTAGAACTTATGGTTAAAGATGCCCGCCAATACCTAAAATCAATCAAGAACGCTGGGGCGATATTCCTTGGTGAATACTCTACCGAGCCAATTGGAGATTACATTGCCGGACCAAGCCACGTACTGCCCACAAGCGGAACAGCTCGCTTCTCTTCACCGCTAACCGTAGCCGATTTTATCAAGGTTTCGAGCGTAATCATGTATTCTAAAGAAAGCTTGGAAGCCGAAGGACCAACCGCTGTTGAACTTGCCGAGGCAGAGGGCCTTGATGCACACGCAAATGCCATTCGACAAAGACTTAAAAACAACTGA
- a CDS encoding HAD hydrolase-like protein: MKLVVDDRISKVTGDYKIIETEAGETLIHHDSAKYLSSIDGIIFDVDGVLIDVRESIQLAHGRVAEIYFGMLGWTDCEGMITPEDVDAFKLARGFNSDWDLATAWVLLYLLKSVRYSSTKGSELRSKPPIIMDFTECVAKLGGGLENARKALQKLASQEEWDVLSAWSDRQLLEKVFQETYSGDLCPEVYGYKATIVEGLGLIHRDRCILNKQLVPNGLKLGIATGRTLGETITGLRLMGLSDLFPPAVLVTEDDHLWKPNPEVLRLAVERTSCRLPMYVGDTPDDLATVRNYKDLGYEIAFCAVLTGLNDPNLHKVFISQRADMVADNVNAALLALSMLL, from the coding sequence TTGAAACTGGTGGTTGACGACAGAATAAGCAAGGTGACTGGAGATTATAAAATAATTGAAACAGAGGCTGGAGAAACACTAATCCATCATGACTCAGCGAAATATTTATCAAGTATAGATGGGATTATTTTCGACGTAGACGGAGTGCTCATAGATGTGAGAGAATCTATCCAGCTAGCGCACGGAAGAGTCGCTGAGATTTACTTCGGCATGCTTGGTTGGACCGACTGCGAAGGCATGATTACTCCAGAAGATGTGGACGCCTTTAAACTCGCTCGCGGTTTCAACAGCGACTGGGATCTTGCCACAGCGTGGGTATTGCTTTACCTACTAAAAAGCGTACGATATTCGAGCACCAAGGGGTCCGAACTAAGAAGCAAGCCGCCAATAATTATGGATTTCACCGAATGTGTGGCAAAACTCGGCGGCGGATTGGAAAATGCTCGAAAAGCACTACAAAAACTTGCCTCGCAAGAGGAATGGGATGTCCTTTCGGCTTGGTCTGACAGACAGCTGCTTGAAAAGGTATTCCAGGAAACCTACTCTGGTGATCTCTGTCCAGAGGTATATGGGTACAAGGCAACTATAGTCGAAGGATTGGGATTGATTCACCGCGACCGGTGCATTCTAAATAAACAGTTAGTGCCAAATGGGTTAAAGCTTGGGATTGCTACTGGGCGTACGCTTGGCGAAACTATCACGGGACTTCGACTGATGGGCTTGTCTGATTTGTTTCCGCCCGCAGTGCTCGTAACGGAGGATGACCACCTTTGGAAGCCCAATCCAGAAGTACTCAGGCTTGCAGTCGAACGCACAAGCTGCAGACTTCCAATGTACGTAGGCGACACCCCAGACGACTTGGCTACCGTTCGCAACTATAAAGATTTGGGTTATGAAATAGCATTTTGTGCAGTGCTGACGGGCTTGAATGATCCAAATTTGCATAAAGTTTTCATCAGCCAAAGGGCCGATATGGTAGCGGATAATGTGAACGCCGCCCTCTTGGCATTAAGCATGTTACTATAG
- the hisB gene encoding imidazoleglycerol-phosphate dehydratase HisB encodes MPSRKAELERKTKETEIKVSLDLDGNGESNIHTGVGFFDHMLTALAKHGLFDLQVQAKGDLEIDPHHTIEDVGILIGKAIDKALGDKVGIARYGWAIVPMDEALVLTSIDLSGRGLLCYDVVIEQEKIGTMDSILIPEFFESVARNAGITLHIRKLSGEDPHHTAEAVFKSFAKALEAATRISERIHGVPSTKGML; translated from the coding sequence ATGCCCAGCCGAAAAGCAGAGTTAGAACGGAAGACAAAAGAAACCGAGATCAAAGTAAGCCTAGACCTTGATGGTAATGGAGAATCAAACATCCACACAGGGGTAGGATTTTTTGACCACATGCTTACAGCACTGGCAAAACATGGCTTATTTGATTTGCAAGTACAAGCAAAGGGCGACCTAGAAATTGACCCGCACCACACAATCGAAGATGTCGGTATCCTTATTGGGAAAGCCATAGACAAGGCGCTCGGCGATAAGGTTGGAATAGCAAGATATGGCTGGGCAATCGTGCCGATGGATGAAGCGCTAGTGCTAACATCAATTGACCTAAGCGGGCGCGGCCTTTTATGTTATGATGTTGTTATTGAACAAGAAAAAATCGGCACGATGGATTCAATCTTAATTCCCGAATTTTTTGAGTCAGTCGCTCGCAATGCCGGCATAACTTTGCACATTCGCAAGCTTTCCGGTGAAGACCCACACCACACAGCCGAGGCAGTTTTTAAGTCTTTTGCCAAAGCACTTGAAGCCGCGACACGAATCAGCGAGCGAATCCATGGAGTGCCTTCAACAAAAGGCATGTTATAG
- the hisA gene encoding 1-(5-phosphoribosyl)-5-[(5-phosphoribosylamino)methylideneamino]imidazole-4-carboxamide isomerase → MIIIPAVDIRNGKCVRLLQGDFNRETVFADDPIAMAEHWASLGAERVHVVDLDGARTGSPQNVEVVARIVRTLKIPVQLGGGIRTFEIAREMLDLGLDRIIIGTTAALDSSLAEEMFRKLGERAILGLDARNGYVATHGWQGSTNLKAVEFARHMESLGARRIIYTDIKRDGMLEGVNITAMEEMARAVSIPVIASGGVSNIADIKQLKSLESIGIEGVVVGKALYTGAIDLREAIAAARSDK, encoded by the coding sequence ATGATTATTATTCCTGCCGTTGACATACGAAATGGAAAGTGCGTAAGGCTTCTTCAAGGAGATTTCAACCGTGAGACAGTTTTTGCGGATGACCCAATAGCGATGGCTGAGCACTGGGCATCTCTTGGGGCCGAGCGCGTGCATGTTGTTGATTTAGACGGCGCAAGAACCGGCAGTCCGCAAAATGTCGAGGTTGTAGCCCGCATTGTTCGAACTCTGAAAATTCCAGTTCAACTAGGTGGCGGTATTCGAACTTTCGAAATTGCGCGCGAAATGCTTGACCTCGGTCTTGACCGCATTATAATCGGCACTACCGCGGCGCTTGACAGCAGCCTTGCAGAGGAAATGTTTCGTAAACTTGGAGAACGTGCAATCCTAGGCTTGGATGCCCGCAATGGCTATGTCGCTACTCATGGATGGCAGGGTAGCACAAACCTAAAAGCTGTTGAATTCGCTAGGCATATGGAATCGCTGGGCGCACGGCGGATTATTTATACCGACATCAAGCGCGACGGGATGCTTGAGGGCGTAAATATAACTGCAATGGAAGAAATGGCTCGAGCGGTTAGCATACCCGTCATTGCATCCGGCGGAGTCTCAAACATTGCCGACATTAAGCAACTTAAAAGCCTCGAATCCATTGGCATCGAGGGCGTCGTTGTTGGCAAGGCGCTATATACTGGTGCGATTGACCTAAGGGAAGCTATCGCCGCTGCCAGGTCGGATAAATGA
- a CDS encoding DUF134 domain-containing protein, whose translation MPRPRIYRCVRALPVVDHFHPCGRPPSGQVILGVEELEALRLADLEGKTHEEAAGAMRVSRQTFGRIVESARAKVADALVSGKSIVIRGGVYEMAKREFKCVDCGYVWEVPFGTPRPDECPKCNSVNIHRVGAPQMARRDPAWCCCHMEESNQQ comes from the coding sequence ATGCCTAGGCCAAGAATTTACAGATGTGTTCGAGCGCTTCCGGTTGTAGACCATTTCCATCCTTGCGGGAGACCGCCAAGTGGCCAGGTAATTCTCGGAGTGGAGGAGCTTGAGGCCCTCAGGCTTGCAGATCTTGAAGGCAAGACACACGAAGAAGCCGCTGGTGCTATGAGAGTCTCCCGCCAGACGTTCGGGCGCATTGTTGAATCGGCCAGAGCAAAAGTTGCAGATGCACTTGTGAGCGGGAAAAGTATTGTAATCCGAGGGGGCGTGTACGAAATGGCAAAGCGCGAGTTTAAATGTGTAGACTGCGGTTATGTATGGGAAGTTCCTTTTGGAACGCCAAGGCCTGATGAGTGTCCAAAGTGCAATAGTGTGAATATTCACAGAGTTGGTGCACCGCAAATGGCAAGGCGCGATCCAGCGTGGTGCTGCTGCCACATGGAGGAGTCAAATCAGCAGTAA
- a CDS encoding sugar phosphate isomerase/epimerase, translated as MKIGVSSYSWARYLREGKLDIFGVIKETAAMGFDGIEFSGLNAPEGTTDLGNFARKIKEACAEAGLPIISYTIGADFLNAEGGWEAEVERLKGEVDIAAVLGAPRMRHDATRGPAPERLSTWDFFQVLPILERGCRAVTEYAADKGIKTMVENHGRFVQDSDRCEALMIAVNHPNFGALVDIGNFICADDDPVRAVTRMSPYAFHVHAKDFHRKPGYEDPGRGWGRSRGGDLYRGAIIGHGNIDVRGCIAALKSAGYDGYLSIEFEGMEDNHLALEIGLENLRRYVASVEQP; from the coding sequence ATGAAAATTGGGGTTAGTTCATACAGCTGGGCGCGCTATCTTAGAGAGGGCAAGCTGGATATTTTTGGCGTCATTAAAGAAACTGCCGCAATGGGGTTTGATGGCATTGAGTTCTCAGGGCTTAATGCGCCGGAGGGAACTACTGACCTTGGGAATTTTGCAAGAAAAATCAAAGAAGCTTGCGCTGAGGCAGGACTTCCTATTATAAGCTACACAATTGGCGCGGATTTCTTGAACGCAGAAGGCGGTTGGGAAGCAGAGGTCGAGCGGTTAAAGGGCGAAGTAGATATTGCCGCTGTTCTTGGCGCGCCCCGCATGCGACATGATGCTACGCGAGGACCTGCGCCTGAGCGTTTAAGCACATGGGACTTTTTCCAGGTGCTTCCAATTCTTGAGAGAGGTTGCAGAGCCGTTACCGAATACGCGGCAGATAAGGGTATCAAGACAATGGTTGAGAACCATGGACGGTTTGTGCAGGATAGCGATCGGTGTGAGGCACTAATGATTGCTGTTAATCATCCTAACTTTGGTGCGCTTGTAGATATCGGCAACTTTATTTGCGCGGATGATGACCCCGTGCGTGCAGTAACTCGGATGTCTCCCTATGCATTCCATGTTCACGCCAAGGATTTTCATAGAAAGCCTGGATATGAGGACCCTGGCCGAGGATGGGGACGCTCACGAGGAGGCGATCTATATCGAGGTGCAATAATTGGCCATGGAAATATAGATGTCCGTGGGTGTATTGCTGCTCTTAAATCGGCTGGATACGATGGCTACCTTTCGATTGAATTTGAGGGGATGGAAGATAATCACCTTGCCCTAGAAATTGGCCTTGAGAACTTGCGAAGATACGTCGCCTCCGTCGAACAACCTTAA
- a CDS encoding sulfatase-like hydrolase/transferase, translating to MNRREFLKITGIGAAALALPSWLPNSALGDNKPNIIVIVSDDQGYAELGCQGCKDIPTPNIDSIAKNGVRFTNGYVSCPVCSPTRAGLLTGRYQQRFGHEFNPGPANLADTQFGLPLTETTLAARLKTAGYKTGIVGKWHLGYNEPYWPLNRGFDEFFGFLGGAHQYFGEGKEARNRIMRGKEPVEEKEYLTDAFAREAVSFINRHSKEKFFLYLAFNAVHSPLQAPEKYLSRFSSITDKKRRTFAAMLSAMDDAVGKVLNALRKNKIEENTLIFFISDNGGPTLNTTSRNDPLRGYKGQVYEGGIRVPYLVQWKGVIPAGKVYDKPVISLDIAPTACAVAGADTKGAKFDGVNLLPFLTGKSKANPHDVLYWRFGAQLAIRKDNWKLVKLEDGYTELYNLEEDIGEKNNLNSKNQERVKELSNLLAKWDSELAEPLWKGRGATKKRMAKQKEKLQINKVLSQNMNRLSRRIDAWKLESYKDLLRKHLATH from the coding sequence ATGAATAGACGCGAATTTTTGAAAATCACAGGCATAGGCGCGGCAGCACTAGCTCTACCAAGCTGGCTTCCAAACTCGGCTTTGGGAGACAATAAACCAAACATAATTGTAATTGTCTCTGACGACCAGGGCTATGCTGAATTGGGATGTCAGGGATGCAAAGATATCCCTACGCCAAATATTGACTCCATTGCGAAAAATGGAGTCCGCTTCACCAATGGATATGTCTCATGTCCGGTCTGCAGTCCCACTAGGGCAGGGCTACTCACAGGAAGGTATCAACAAAGATTCGGGCATGAGTTTAATCCAGGTCCAGCCAACTTAGCAGACACCCAATTTGGGCTTCCTCTTACTGAAACCACTTTGGCTGCACGGCTCAAGACTGCTGGCTATAAAACAGGAATCGTCGGAAAATGGCACCTCGGCTACAATGAACCTTATTGGCCGCTAAACAGAGGATTCGACGAGTTTTTTGGATTCCTTGGTGGTGCTCACCAATACTTCGGCGAGGGCAAAGAGGCTCGGAACCGCATCATGCGCGGAAAAGAACCAGTGGAAGAAAAAGAATACCTAACCGATGCGTTTGCCCGCGAGGCAGTTTCGTTTATTAATAGACATAGCAAAGAAAAATTTTTCCTCTATCTAGCGTTCAACGCAGTACATTCACCTCTGCAGGCACCCGAAAAATACCTTAGCCGTTTCTCCTCAATCACCGATAAAAAACGTCGGACATTTGCTGCAATGCTTTCTGCGATGGACGATGCAGTTGGAAAGGTTCTCAACGCTCTTCGAAAGAATAAGATTGAGGAAAATACGCTGATCTTCTTCATAAGCGATAACGGCGGGCCAACACTAAATACCACTTCGAGAAACGACCCGCTAAGGGGGTATAAAGGCCAAGTCTATGAAGGAGGAATTCGCGTGCCCTATTTGGTTCAGTGGAAAGGCGTAATTCCCGCAGGTAAGGTTTACGACAAGCCAGTCATATCGCTAGATATTGCACCAACCGCATGTGCGGTAGCAGGCGCCGACACTAAAGGAGCTAAGTTCGACGGTGTTAACCTGCTTCCGTTCCTGACAGGCAAATCAAAAGCTAATCCACATGATGTTTTATACTGGCGATTTGGTGCTCAACTAGCAATTCGAAAAGACAATTGGAAGCTTGTGAAATTGGAGGATGGCTACACTGAACTTTATAACTTGGAAGAAGATATCGGAGAGAAGAATAATCTCAATTCAAAGAACCAAGAGAGAGTAAAGGAACTTAGTAATTTGCTGGCGAAATGGGATTCTGAGCTTGCTGAGCCCTTATGGAAAGGGCGTGGAGCAACTAAAAAACGCATGGCAAAACAAAAAGAAAAGCTACAAATCAATAAAGTTTTAAGCCAAAATATGAACAGACTCTCTAGGAGGATAGATGCGTGGAAGTTAGAGTCGTACAAGGATCTATTACGGAAACACCTAGCGACGCATTAA
- a CDS encoding leucyl aminopeptidase gives MEVRVVQGSITETPSDALIVNLFEGITAPGGATGAVDRALDGAISELIAAGEIKGKICETTLIHTHGKIAPKRVLVVGLGKSDEFDLYAVRKAAGAAIRFLKGKSVQSVTTIVHGAGVGGLNPAEAARATIEATILGMYEPDLYKKEKSQRIETFTLVERDPQKASEFEAAAAEGQILAEATNYARDLANEPANKMTPTKLAEKAQEIAQEYGLEIDILDENRMNNLGMGAILAVAQGSTQPPRLIVMRYRAGDDKPTIAFIGKGLTFDSGGISIKPSENMRDMKFDMAGGAAVLGAMKAIAQLKPAINVLGVVPASENLPDGKAYKPGDVITCMSGKTVEIITTDAEGRMLLADAITYARQLGADYLVDIATLTGSCVIALGIEITGLFGNNRKLIECVLDASKSAGEKMWELPLEKDYMRQLKSDIADIENAGGRFGGAITGALFLKEFAEDTPWVHLDIAGTSDVPGAEAESYRAPGATGVGVRTFYHLVKKIAG, from the coding sequence GTGGAAGTTAGAGTCGTACAAGGATCTATTACGGAAACACCTAGCGACGCATTAATAGTAAACCTTTTTGAGGGCATCACCGCTCCCGGCGGTGCGACTGGGGCGGTAGACCGTGCACTTGATGGAGCTATCAGCGAGCTGATCGCCGCAGGTGAAATAAAAGGCAAAATTTGTGAGACTACGCTCATTCATACGCATGGAAAGATTGCACCGAAGCGGGTTCTGGTGGTTGGCCTTGGGAAGAGCGATGAATTCGACTTGTATGCCGTCCGCAAAGCTGCTGGCGCCGCAATCCGTTTCTTGAAAGGCAAAAGCGTGCAGAGCGTCACCACAATAGTCCATGGAGCAGGTGTTGGCGGACTCAATCCCGCCGAAGCTGCGCGGGCCACCATAGAGGCTACAATCCTTGGCATGTATGAACCCGATCTTTACAAGAAAGAAAAATCTCAAAGGATTGAGACCTTTACATTAGTCGAACGAGACCCCCAGAAGGCTTCCGAGTTCGAGGCAGCTGCAGCCGAGGGACAAATTCTCGCCGAAGCAACCAACTACGCACGTGACCTGGCAAACGAACCAGCGAACAAGATGACGCCAACTAAACTAGCCGAGAAGGCACAGGAGATAGCACAAGAATATGGTTTGGAGATAGACATTCTAGACGAGAACCGCATGAATAATCTAGGCATGGGAGCAATCCTTGCAGTCGCTCAAGGTAGCACACAACCGCCGAGGTTAATTGTCATGCGATATCGAGCTGGCGACGACAAGCCGACAATCGCATTTATTGGCAAAGGGCTGACCTTCGACAGCGGCGGCATTTCCATAAAACCAAGCGAAAACATGCGTGACATGAAGTTCGACATGGCCGGCGGTGCCGCAGTGCTTGGTGCCATGAAGGCTATTGCTCAGCTTAAGCCAGCAATCAACGTTTTGGGTGTTGTCCCTGCATCAGAGAATCTTCCCGACGGGAAAGCATACAAGCCTGGCGATGTGATTACTTGCATGAGTGGCAAAACCGTGGAGATTATCACAACCGATGCCGAAGGGCGAATGCTTCTAGCAGATGCAATTACTTACGCAAGACAGCTGGGCGCAGACTACCTGGTGGATATCGCCACGCTGACCGGTTCATGTGTGATAGCCCTTGGGATTGAAATCACGGGTCTCTTTGGAAACAACCGCAAGCTGATTGAGTGTGTTCTCGATGCTTCAAAGTCTGCAGGCGAAAAAATGTGGGAACTTCCACTCGAAAAGGATTACATGCGGCAACTCAAGAGTGATATCGCTGATATTGAAAACGCTGGCGGCAGGTTTGGCGGTGCAATCACTGGCGCCCTTTTCCTGAAGGAGTTTGCCGAGGATACGCCATGGGTCCATCTTGACATTGCCGGAACCTCAGACGTTCCAGGAGCAGAAGCAGAATCGTACCGAGCTCCAGGTGCAACCGGTGTGGGAGTACGCACTTTTTACCACTTAGTTAAGAAAATAGCCGGCTAA